From a single Georhizobium profundi genomic region:
- a CDS encoding UDP-2,3-diacylglucosamine diphosphatase: protein MSQDTNEAAVRRFRTLFISDVHLGSKSAKADHLIDFLRYHEAETIVLIGDIVDGWRLKRSWYWPQDANDVVQKLLRKARKGTRIIYIPGNHDEFLRDFPGIHFGGIEVKTNTIHQAADGKRYLVLHGDEFDVVVRHARFLAYLGDWAYDAALGINIVLNVLRRRIGMPYWSFSAWAKHRVKQAVNFIGEFQKVVAEEARRHEVDGVICGHIHHAAIEDMDGITYINSGDWVESCTAIGETLDGEMTLLTWRVLRAETTPTTTPPLLAPPVAQVKLREVEAA from the coding sequence ATGTCACAGGACACGAATGAAGCCGCCGTGCGCCGCTTTCGAACGCTCTTCATCTCCGATGTGCATCTTGGTTCGAAGTCGGCCAAGGCGGACCATCTCATCGACTTCCTCCGGTATCACGAGGCCGAGACGATCGTTCTGATCGGCGATATCGTCGATGGATGGCGGCTGAAGCGCAGCTGGTACTGGCCGCAGGATGCCAACGACGTGGTGCAGAAGCTGTTGCGCAAGGCGCGCAAGGGCACGCGCATCATCTACATCCCCGGCAATCACGACGAGTTCCTGCGCGATTTTCCCGGCATTCATTTCGGTGGAATCGAGGTGAAGACGAACACGATCCACCAGGCGGCCGACGGCAAGCGCTATCTCGTGCTGCATGGCGACGAGTTCGACGTGGTGGTGCGCCATGCCCGGTTCCTCGCCTATCTCGGCGACTGGGCCTATGACGCGGCGCTCGGCATCAACATCGTCCTGAACGTTCTGCGGCGTCGCATCGGCATGCCGTACTGGTCGTTTTCGGCCTGGGCGAAACACCGGGTGAAACAGGCGGTGAACTTCATCGGCGAATTCCAGAAAGTGGTGGCGGAAGAAGCGCGCCGGCACGAGGTCGACGGGGTGATCTGCGGCCACATCCACCATGCGGCGATCGAGGATATGGACGGAATCACCTATATCAACAGCGGCGACTGGGTGGAGAGCTGCACCGCGATCGGCGAGACGCTCGACGGCGAGATGACGCTTCTGACGTGGCGGGTGCTGCGCGCCGAAACCACGCCGACGACCACGCCGCCCCTGCTCGCGCCGCCGGTTGCCCAGGTCAAATTGCGGGAGGTGGAGGCGGCCTGA
- a CDS encoding MFS transporter, translated as MQGDKASSGAIETAPPAFALRAGVGFFGTFLAFGIMLPYFPVWLKSLSLEDWQIGLLLSLPMFVRILTTPLIAAYADRAADRAHVLILTAFLSILVTALLFVVDGFWMLLIVVLAQAIVVAPHVVIIDSITITGVRRYRTDYARVRLWGSVAFVVANVIGGYVIARQGAGAVLPLLILGQITTFGAALMVPRVGQPRRPSALASGTQAGLLTNRPFVVMLIGGATIHASHAMLYGFSAIYWGQLGYSGTVIGALWATGVVAEVALFQVSRRLIGHIDVTRIIVVGGLIAALRWALFPIDLGAGWYFAMQLLHAGSFSVVFLGMQRLIVMHMGEEKEAGAQGLFFMASGATMATAMVLSGYLFDRFGGTAFVAMALLALMGIACHLAGRSMQRP; from the coding sequence ATGCAGGGTGATAAGGCCAGTTCCGGGGCGATCGAGACGGCGCCGCCTGCTTTTGCGCTTCGCGCCGGGGTGGGGTTCTTCGGCACCTTTCTCGCCTTCGGGATCATGCTCCCGTATTTCCCTGTCTGGCTGAAATCGCTGTCGCTCGAAGACTGGCAGATCGGGCTCTTGCTGTCCTTGCCGATGTTCGTTCGCATTTTGACGACGCCGCTGATTGCCGCCTATGCCGACCGCGCGGCCGACCGGGCGCATGTGCTGATCCTGACCGCCTTCCTATCGATCCTTGTGACGGCGCTGCTTTTCGTCGTGGATGGCTTCTGGATGCTGCTCATCGTCGTGCTGGCGCAGGCGATCGTGGTTGCGCCGCATGTGGTGATCATCGATTCGATCACCATCACCGGGGTGCGGCGGTACCGGACGGATTATGCCCGGGTGCGGCTTTGGGGCTCTGTCGCCTTCGTTGTCGCCAATGTCATCGGCGGCTATGTGATTGCGCGGCAAGGGGCGGGCGCGGTCCTGCCGCTTCTGATCCTTGGCCAGATCACGACCTTCGGGGCGGCGCTGATGGTGCCGCGGGTCGGGCAGCCGCGTCGGCCTTCAGCGCTCGCAAGCGGCACTCAGGCCGGGCTGCTCACCAACCGGCCGTTCGTCGTGATGTTGATCGGCGGGGCAACGATCCATGCCAGCCACGCGATGCTTTACGGGTTCTCGGCCATCTACTGGGGCCAGCTCGGTTATTCGGGCACGGTCATCGGCGCGCTCTGGGCGACGGGTGTTGTCGCGGAAGTTGCGCTGTTCCAGGTGTCGCGTCGGCTGATCGGCCATATCGACGTGACGCGGATCATCGTGGTCGGCGGGCTGATTGCCGCGCTGCGCTGGGCGCTTTTCCCGATCGATCTTGGTGCCGGCTGGTATTTCGCGATGCAGCTTCTGCACGCCGGCAGCTTCTCCGTCGTGTTTCTCGGCATGCAGCGGTTGATCGTGATGCATATGGGCGAAGAAAAGGAGGCGGGCGCGCAGGGCCTGTTCTTCATGGCGAGCGGTGCGACCATGGCGACGGCTATGGTGCTGTCCGGTTATCTGTTTGACCGATTCGGTGGAACCGCATTTGTTGCAATGGCGTTATTGGCTCTAATGGGCATTGCGTGCCACCTCGCGGGCCGGTCAATGCAGCGTCCATAA
- a CDS encoding NADP-dependent malic enzyme, whose amino-acid sequence MTLKDQNGPKTDRNKPASGDLDENALFYHRYPRPGKLEIQATKPLGNQRDLALAYSPGVAAPCLAIRDNPDRAADYTSRANLVAVVSNGTAVLGLGAIGPLASKPVMEGKAVLFKKFAGIDVFDIEIDAQEVDRMVTVISALEPTFGGINLEDIKAPECFEVERQLRDKMDIPVFHDDQHGTAIIVAAAILNGLELAGKSIENVKIVTAGAGAAALACLNLLVALGAKRENIWVHDLEGLVYEGRTALMDEWKAVYAQPSDKRKLIESISGADVFLGLSAAGVLNAEMLADMAEKPLIMALANPTPEIMPDEARAAQPDAMICTGRSDYPNQVNNVLCFPYIFRGALDCGARTINEEMKLAAVRAIAGLAREEPSDVAARAYSGDTPVFGPDYLIPSPFDPRLILRIAPAVAKAAAETGVARRPIADFEAYMDELNRFVFRSGLIMKPVFSAAKAAEKKRVIFAEGEDERVLRAIQVLVEEGLARPTLIGRPAIIDVRLRRYGLRVRPGTDFDLINPEDDPRYRDYVDEYFALVGRKGVTPEAARTTVRTNATVIAALALRRGEADALICGLEGRYARHLRDISQIIGKREGVIDYSALSLLISQRGATFFTDTYVSYDPSAEELAETTIMAANEIRRFGIEPRAALVSHSNFGSRDSASAEKMRRATELVRKLDPDLEADGEMHGDSAISAVLRQRVMPSSGLSGEANLLVFPNLDAANITLGVVKTMTDALHVGPILLGTAQPAHILTPSVTSRGVVNMATLAVVEASQPH is encoded by the coding sequence ATGACTTTGAAGGATCAGAACGGACCCAAGACGGATCGCAACAAACCGGCGTCCGGCGATCTCGACGAGAACGCGCTCTTCTATCACCGCTATCCGCGCCCGGGTAAGCTCGAGATCCAGGCCACCAAGCCGCTCGGCAACCAGCGCGATCTGGCACTGGCCTATTCGCCGGGCGTCGCCGCACCCTGCCTCGCCATTCGCGACAATCCCGATCGCGCCGCCGACTATACGAGCCGCGCGAACCTCGTTGCCGTCGTCTCCAACGGCACGGCCGTGCTCGGCCTCGGCGCCATCGGCCCGCTCGCTTCCAAGCCCGTGATGGAAGGCAAGGCCGTCCTCTTCAAGAAGTTCGCCGGCATCGACGTCTTTGACATCGAGATCGATGCGCAGGAAGTCGACCGCATGGTCACGGTCATCTCGGCGCTCGAGCCCACCTTCGGCGGCATCAATCTCGAAGACATCAAGGCGCCGGAGTGCTTCGAGGTCGAACGCCAGCTGCGCGACAAGATGGACATCCCCGTCTTCCACGACGACCAGCACGGCACGGCAATCATCGTCGCCGCCGCAATCCTCAACGGCCTCGAGCTCGCCGGCAAGTCGATCGAGAACGTCAAGATCGTCACCGCCGGCGCCGGTGCCGCCGCACTCGCCTGCCTCAACCTGCTGGTGGCACTTGGCGCGAAGCGTGAAAACATCTGGGTCCACGATCTCGAAGGCCTCGTCTATGAGGGCCGCACCGCGCTGATGGACGAGTGGAAGGCCGTCTACGCCCAGCCCTCCGACAAGCGCAAGCTGATCGAATCGATCAGCGGTGCCGATGTCTTCCTCGGCCTCTCCGCAGCCGGCGTGCTCAATGCCGAGATGCTGGCGGACATGGCCGAGAAGCCGCTGATCATGGCGCTCGCCAATCCCACGCCTGAAATCATGCCCGACGAGGCACGCGCCGCTCAGCCCGACGCGATGATCTGCACCGGCCGGTCGGACTATCCGAACCAGGTCAACAACGTGCTTTGCTTCCCCTACATCTTCCGCGGCGCGCTCGATTGCGGCGCCCGCACGATCAATGAGGAGATGAAGCTCGCTGCCGTGCGTGCCATCGCCGGCCTTGCGCGCGAGGAACCGTCGGACGTCGCCGCCCGCGCCTATTCGGGCGACACCCCGGTCTTCGGACCGGACTATCTCATCCCCTCGCCCTTCGATCCGCGTCTCATCCTGCGCATCGCGCCGGCTGTCGCCAAGGCTGCCGCCGAAACCGGCGTCGCCCGCCGCCCGATCGCCGACTTCGAAGCCTATATGGATGAGCTGAACCGTTTCGTCTTCCGCTCCGGCCTCATCATGAAACCGGTGTTTTCCGCCGCCAAGGCCGCCGAGAAGAAGCGCGTCATCTTTGCCGAAGGCGAGGACGAGCGCGTGCTGCGCGCCATCCAGGTTCTTGTCGAGGAGGGCCTCGCACGACCGACCCTCATCGGTCGTCCAGCGATCATTGACGTGCGTCTGCGCCGCTATGGCCTGCGCGTACGCCCCGGCACCGATTTCGACCTCATCAACCCGGAAGACGATCCGCGCTACCGTGATTATGTCGACGAATATTTCGCGCTCGTCGGCCGCAAGGGTGTCACGCCCGAAGCTGCCCGCACGACCGTGCGCACAAACGCCACGGTGATCGCCGCGCTCGCGCTCCGCCGCGGCGAGGCCGATGCGCTCATCTGCGGACTGGAAGGCCGCTACGCCCGCCATCTGCGTGACATCAGCCAGATCATCGGCAAGCGCGAAGGCGTCATCGACTATTCGGCCCTCAGCCTGCTGATCTCGCAGCGCGGCGCCACCTTCTTCACCGACACCTATGTGTCCTACGATCCAAGTGCGGAAGAACTGGCTGAAACCACCATCATGGCAGCCAACGAGATCCGACGTTTCGGCATTGAGCCGCGCGCGGCCCTCGTCTCGCATTCGAACTTCGGCTCGCGCGATTCCGCGAGCGCCGAGAAAATGCGCCGCGCCACCGAACTGGTCCGCAAGCTCGATCCGGACCTCGAGGCCGATGGCGAAATGCACGGCGATTCGGCGATTTCCGCCGTGCTGCGACAGCGCGTCATGCCGAGCAGCGGCCTCAGCGGCGAGGCCAATCTCCTGGTCTTCCCGAACCTCGATGCCGCCAACATCACGCTCGGCGTCGTCAAGACGATGACCGACGCGCTGCATGTCGGTCCCATCCTGCTCGGCACTGCCCAGCCGGCGCACATCCTCACGCCGTCCGTCACCTCGCGCGGCGTGGTCAACATGGCAACGCTCGCCGTCGTGGAAGCGTCGCAGCCTCACTGA